One Nicotiana tomentosiformis chromosome 1, ASM39032v3, whole genome shotgun sequence genomic window, AATTCAGTGATTCCAAAGGGGCCCCTTGGACCTTAGCCTCTTAAGGGTTGGGTTCTAGTGGCGGGCTCTTGGGTCGTCCGGACCCAAAGCTGGTAAAAGTGGTGGCGGAAAGTGTAAGAAGTCAAGCTAAAATGCACGTTTTACAAAGCAGTGGAAACCTTTCTAGGCTCTGATCAGTTCCTGGACACAAATAAATGTTTAAAAGGCATGAGTCATGTTTCACTGGCATAGAAAGATTGGAGTGTGAACGACCACAAGACTTGATTTATGCTTAACCACATCGCTGTACAGTTTAATCTAATCATTCCACTATACCTGAAGTCTATGGACTAGCTTTTAGTAACTTCTAACCGTTGATTATACGTGTTCCTTTTTCAATTAAAGGAGCTCACCTCTCTAAATGGACAAGGAGATGGGCTAGTATCAGGCCCCACATAAGATATGCTACTGAGGGGATGGAGTTGCTGATGAACCAAAGCCAAGCTGATACTTGCATCGGTACCTTGTAATTCACCCAAAAAACTCTGCGATGATGTAGAGGCTTCATTCAGATTCAGTTGCCCACTCAAATTACTTGACCTTTCAGGTAAAATATTCCGATTATGAGATAAACGAGCATTACTCTCCAGTTGCCTTCCCTGGAAAAATGTACTATGAGGAGCTGCCCTTTGTGCTACAGCAGGTTGAGTTGCTAATTCCCTGCTTCGAGCAATTTGGGAGCCAACGAGACTATTCCCTGATACAGCAACCAAGGTCCCATTAACATTACCAAGTTGTCTCCTCCTGTTATTAAGCAGTTGATTTATTTGCCGTTGTATTCTACGTCGGTCAAAAACCGTCGATGCCCCAACCCCAGAAGCTGGAGAAGCAACTCGACCATCTCGGGGAGATTGAAAACCACCGGATTCTTCAGCCAAAGGGGTATCAGGTACGTACATTTCATTAAGGTCAAATGTCTCCCTCACATTGGCTACAGGGGGTgacccaatagaaaaattgctgCTTGTTCTATTAATATCAGGGGTAGGATTCATATTCTGTGGGTTTGAAGAAGCAAGTGCAGTTGGCCGACAGCTTTCACAGTACCAGTTACCTTCAGGTACTTCATGTCCAAGACCAACACAATAAGTATGTGCAGGTGAATCACAGAGATCACATAGCAGCATAAGAGCATCATCCCCACCTTGCTGACACTCTGTACATAATACATTTTCGTATGGATCAATGTAACCCCTAAGCTCCTCTTCAGATGGTTGATAGACCTATAAACACAATTATAAACATTTGATTGCAGTTAGAAATTCTGGTATTTTTGTGTTTCAAACCTAACATCTTATTTTCATAATCATCAAACCTAACATCTTAACTAGATGAATATATAGGTTTACCACAGGAAAAAAGGACTATACCTGATCACGCTCAGGGACCTGAAAAGCCACAGTCCTCAATTCAAAGCTAGTGTCTGACCTTGCAGGCTTACTAATCATTACAAACCTTTGCTTGCACAGTGGACAGCGGGATTCCACTTTGGACCACTCCATGATGCAAGCAAAACAAAAGTAATGACTGCAGCAATTCAATGTCCCTCTAACTGTCCTCTTACCTTCTTCCGACAAACATATTCCACAAATCTGCTTTCCTACTTCAGTCTTCAAATCCACTTTCTCTTTATCCTTTCTTCCTGGATATTTTCTTTGTAGACGCGGAGCTTCCTCTTTCGGTAAATTTTTCAAGGAAGCTGAGCCCCTCCAAGCTGTAACAAGGCCCCTGCAAAATCGGCTAGCCTCTCTGACTTGTTCCCTCTCTTCTTCAGAGATGGTAAACTCACGGTGAGATGATCCAGAACTCTCAACAAAATCTGAATCCGAATCTACTCTTAGTCTCTTTCTTTTTCTCCTCTGACCTGCGTTCTTTTTATTCGTTTCTGCCAAAACTGGATCGACGTCTATGAACTTCTCATCATTTTCAGATCTTGCTTTCCTTTTCAATCGGCGTCTGTTCTGCGGTTTCTTTCTCGTGATCCTTTTCAATTCTTTATGATTTCTAGTTCTCTTCTGCTCTTTGGCAGTGCTATTACGCAATTGTGGCTTGCTTGAATACTTCATCCCTTTCAATACTGGAaactcttcttcatcttcttcttcgtcCAAGCCATCTGGAGTGAATTcctcatcatcctcatcatccTCATCCTCTTCATCATGATCTTTGGCAGTGCCCTTACGCAACCGTGACTTGCTCAAATTCTTCATCCCGTTCATTACTGGCAAATCCTCATCTGCATCCAAGCCATCTGGTGTGaattcctcatcatcatcatcgtcatcttcTCTATATGAAACTCTCTTTCTCTTTCTAGGCCTTACAGTGCCTTTTCTGTTTCTCCTTGGTTCTCCTGATCGAACAACCTTTTTAATCGGCTTCGTCTTCAATTCCTCGACCTCCTCATCTTCAAATTCACCTAAGCTCTCATCTGACTCATCTCCGACAAAAGAAGAACATCCATCTTCTGACTCATCAACTGTGTAATCCTCATCTGACTCATCTGAAGCTCTATACATGGATCCAGCCCTTTCTCTACTACAAGCTCATGTTGATTCCTTCCTACTTTAAGGTCTCCCAACGGATGCCCAAATAAAGATTACAAATCTGTCCATTTGCAGTTACAAAATTACCAAAATTAGTATCAGAACTCTCAAAATCTTAACATTCTAATATAGGCTTATCCAAAGTCCAAACAAAATCTTAACATTCTAATATAGGCTTATCCAAATAAGGCATCAAATCAACCAAAAATTAAACAATTGCACACCTTAAAAACTCAATTTTACTCAGAAATATACCAGAAATAGGAAGAATTGATCTAACTAAATACAGAAATGAAACCCCAAAAATCAAAACCTGAACCCTAGATCAAGATATTAGCACTAAGCCCCAATAATTCAGCTAACTAAATAAACATAATTCCCAACAAAAACACAATTAACACCAAATATGGATGAAATTAGTTAATATTAAAATCCAATCCCAATAATACCAATTTCCAAAATTCAGATGGAACAGTAAAAAAATCACAGCAATCAACAGATTACCAAATAAGTGAAACATATCGAGATTGATTGAATGATTcagaagaaaaaaggaaaaaaagatagTCTATGGCAAGTACTTGAGAAAGGAAAAGGAGGCAAAATCGACAAAACCCAGAAAAAAAGATTTATAATTAGGTGTATTTTATCCGTATATATAAAGgcaatttcaatttttttaaataaaagaaaaaatcaagCGGTGGGATTTAAAGTTGAAGAAATGAGAAGAGGGTCACCAAAGAATCTGTATttacttttttcttctttttgtttttctacAAATGAATGTGCTTTTTTAAAAACAGTGAAATTATTGCAATTTACAAATGGAAGCATCTATTATTAGGAGGTTTCGTTGTTGCCCCTGGCCCTGGGTACTTTTATAAAATGCAACTTGGCTGTTATGCTATGTCTGAAATTCCATGTTTACCCTTTGTGGTTTTAAAGAGCAGACTCAACTGCAATTTTGACATTGGGCTCACCAAGTTGGATTTCGGGCTTGGACCATACGAGGCTTTGTAATGTTTTGATCACAACTTGATTTCACACACATCCACCAAATAGTCGCTTATCTAATCTCTTAATGTAACAATCgccgatgtgtatatatatatatatatatatatatatatactggttAGAAAAGGTAAATATTGAATCTGGACGGCTATTTGGATAACAATCCCCCACGACTAACTAATGACTAattcagtttttttttaaaaacaatcatCGACAGATAGAAACAAGCAGACAGATCTGGCAGTCAAAACATCCGGATTCCACAAGATTTAGCATGTTCATAGAATTAGCACTCAAATATTCATTCATAGTCAAATAGAGGACAATAGAAAATAAGCAAACGCATCTAACAATAGCAGAACAGTAGTAGACgaccaaataaaggtctaaaaTGAGGAATGGATATCAGCTACTCAACAATCGACAACAGCAGCAAATTGCAGATTCATTCTAGATTGCAAACCCAGAAACAAATGGAGAACTCTCTCAAATCAGCCAAAAAAAAATCCAGCCCTTTGAATCACTTCCAATGTAAAATCCATTGAAATCCActgtttttctttttgtttacAGATTTCTTTCTTAATTTTCGAATTTCGGATCTGTTTTTCAGCTATTTCGTGTGTGTTTGTGAGAATATCAGATGATAGATTTCGTGTGTGTATCCAGATGATAGAATAGGCTTGTGTGATgtagagaaaaagaaagagaggGGCGGCGGCTGACTTGAGAGGATGAAGGTATTAGGGGGGCTAGGGTTTTATTTGTGTAAAAGAGGGAGGGGGTCCGCTCTATCTAAGGGAAATTGGGAGATGGGGTGTTTTAGTAAGTGAGGGGAATGGAACGACGTAGTTTTTATGTTAAACTACGTCGTTTGGTGACTTGGGAGAAAGGGTTGTTGGACCGGGTCAGATATTGGGCTGACATGGAGGTTGGGCCGCTGAAACTGGCCCAATTCGGCAGACCCACCCATCTTTCctttctttgttttattttcaaaattgGCCACTTATCTTAACAACTCctaatttaaaactaatttgCAAATTTAATCCATTTAACTAATtttctaacaacaacaacaacaacccagtaaaattccactaatggggtctggggagggtagtgtgtacacagaccttacccctaccccgaaggagtagagaggctattttcgaaagaccctcggctcaaaaaaaataaaaagac contains:
- the LOC104110464 gene encoding uncharacterized protein; translation: MYRASDESDEDYTVDESEDGCSSFVGDESDESLGEFEDEEVEELKTKPIKKVVRSGEPRRNRKGTVRPRKRKRVSYREDDDDDDEEFTPDGLDADEDLPVMNGMKNLSKSRLRKGTAKDHDEEDEDDEDDEEFTPDGLDEEEDEEEFPVLKGMKYSSKPQLRNSTAKEQKRTRNHKELKRITRKKPQNRRRLKRKARSENDEKFIDVDPVLAETNKKNAGQRRKRKRLRVDSDSDFVESSGSSHREFTISEEEREQVREASRFCRGLVTAWRGSASLKNLPKEEAPRLQRKYPGRKDKEKVDLKTEVGKQICGICLSEEGKRTVRGTLNCCSHYFCFACIMEWSKVESRCPLCKQRFVMISKPARSDTSFELRTVAFQVPERDQVYQPSEEELRGYIDPYENVLCTECQQGGDDALMLLCDLCDSPAHTYCVGLGHEVPEGNWYCESCRPTALASSNPQNMNPTPDINRTSSNFSIGSPPVANVRETFDLNEMYVPDTPLAEESGGFQSPRDGRVASPASGVGASTVFDRRRIQRQINQLLNNRRRQLGNVNGTLVAVSGNSLVGSQIARSRELATQPAVAQRAAPHSTFFQGRQLESNARLSHNRNILPERSSNLSGQLNLNEASTSSQSFLGELQGTDASISLALVHQQLHPLSSISYVGPDTSPSPCPFRESTVPSRTLPSTLRRPF